A segment of the Sulfitobacter sp. D7 genome:
ATCGAGTTTCGCGATTGCACTTTCGAGGACGAGATCGCGGCGCGCCTGCTGGAGCTTTTGGACCAGATCGGTGGTGCGGGTGAAGAGGACGCGGTAGCCTTTCTCGACAAGTGCGAGCCCGATGGCGGAGCCGAGATGCGACTTGCCTACGCCCGGCGGGCCAAACAGCATGATGTTGCTGCCCTTTCCGATCCAACTGTCACCCGCGGTGATGGCGCTGACATGGGCCTTGGACAGCATGGGGACGGCTGAGAAGTCGAAGGTCTCGAGGGTCTTTCCGGGCAACAAGCGGGCCTGTGCGAGATGTCGCTCGATACGGCGGCGAACGCGTTCGGCCAGCTCGTGCTCCACCAGGGTGCTGAGCAGCCGGGCGGCGGGCCAACCTTCCTTGTCGGCCTGTTCAGCGAAGCGCGGCCAGAGCGCCTTGATGGCTGGCAGGCGCAATTCGTTCAGAGCGAGGGTGAGACGGGCGGTGTCGATCTGCGACGACGTCATGCTGCAACCTCCTCGGCGGATGCCGCATTGCCGACCAGCTGGTCGTAGGATGACAGGTCGGCCAGGCGCACCTCGACTTGGGGGAGCGCCTCGGTCGACGGGCTGAAGAGCACGCGCAGGGCTGCCATGTCAGGCAGGCGGTTCTGACGAAGATCCTCCTCGATCTGAGCGGCCAATTCGGCCTCGCACCCCCGGTCGTGGGCCAGCGCCAGAAGATCGACGGTCATGCGACAAGCCTTCTTCTCGCCGGTCTGTTCCAGCAGGACTGCGAACATGTCGCCGAACGCCCGGCGCGGAAACAGCTGGTCACGATAGATCAGTCCCATCAAGGCCATCGGCTTTTTGCGCAACGAATGGATGACATGGTGGTAATTGACCACGTGACCATGGCTGCCGTTGCTCGATGCGCGCCCGCGTGGCAGCGTCAGCAGGGAGGTGCCTCCGAGAAACAGCTCCAGCCGATCATCGTAGAGCCGTATGCGCAGATGATGACCGATCAGCCGGGACGGCACGGTGTAGAACACCTTGCGCAAGGTGAAGCCACCGGAGGACGTGACGCGCAGCCTGACCTCTTCATAATCCGTGGTGCGACGCGCAGGCAAAGGCCTGAGGCTGGCGCGCTCCACATCGATGCGTTTTGCATTGCGCGCGTTGATCCGCCCAACGATCTCATCGATGAAGCGGCGGTAGTCCGGCAAAGTCTGGAAGTCGCGCGACCCACGCATGAGCAACGCATCTTCGATGGCGCGCTTGAGATGGCCATTGGGGCTTTCGATCGAGCCGTTCTCGTGCGCGACACCTTTGGTGTTACGCGTTGGCGTCATGCCGTAATGACTGCACAGAGCATCGAAACGGTCGGTGAGATCAGCCTGGGCGGACTTGTCCAAGTTCTTGAAGGCCGCCGACAGGCTGTCGGTCCTATGTGCGTGCGGCACACCACCGAGCGCCCAGAGGGCGTTCTGCAATCCCTCAGCCAGCGCCACATAGCTTTCGCCGCCCAGCACAACATGGGCGTGCTGAAACCCGCTATAAGCAAGCCGGAAGTGATATAGCCGATGATCCAACGGCTCACCGGCCACGGTCACCCCCAGTTTGCCCATGGCGGTGAAATCCGACAGGCCCATCTTGCCCGGCGTGTGGACCTGCCGGAAAATGACTTCCTGTTCGGGGCCATGCTCGGCGTTCCAGGCGCGTATCCGCCGTTCCAAAGTGCGCCGGATGCCGGTGCCCAGCTCGGGGTGTCGCCGCAGCAGCTCTTCGTAAACGGCGACAGGACGGAACCCCGGTGAGGACCGCAGCAGCGGCACGACATCCGTATCGAAAATATCGGCAAGCGGATCCGGGCGACGTCGGCCACGCGGGGTCTTCTTCTGGGATGGTAAAGTTGGGTCGGCTTGCAGCCGATAGCCAGTTGCCTGGCTGATCCCCGCCTTGGCCGCGGCCACAGGAACGGTGTGGGTCTGTCTGAGCGTCATGAAAAGCCTCATCTGTTGGTCGGTGACATGACGGCCCGGCATGAACGATCTCCTTACGCAGAAAATCATTCCCTATCCGAGCCGGCCACGACCGTCAGACCCACCCATTCTGGGCGCAACGCGGGGATTGGACCTCTCCAGTCGGGCTACGCCCTCCCTGCGAGCCCCAATCCCCGCGTTCTCATCCTGATTGACGCTGGATTCTCACCTTGTTTGTCGCGCGGCAATG
Coding sequences within it:
- the istB gene encoding IS21-like element helper ATPase IstB, encoding MTSSQIDTARLTLALNELRLPAIKALWPRFAEQADKEGWPAARLLSTLVEHELAERVRRRIERHLAQARLLPGKTLETFDFSAVPMLSKAHVSAITAGDSWIGKGSNIMLFGPPGVGKSHLGSAIGLALVEKGYRVLFTRTTDLVQKLQQARRDLVLESAIAKLDKFHLLILDDITYVTKDQAETSVLFELISARYERRSMLITANQPFGEWNTIFPDPAMTLAAVDRLVHHATIFEMNVESYRRRAAEKAKGPGRPAHRASPTDMKAD
- the istA gene encoding IS21 family transposase encodes the protein MPGRHVTDQQMRLFMTLRQTHTVPVAAAKAGISQATGYRLQADPTLPSQKKTPRGRRRPDPLADIFDTDVVPLLRSSPGFRPVAVYEELLRRHPELGTGIRRTLERRIRAWNAEHGPEQEVIFRQVHTPGKMGLSDFTAMGKLGVTVAGEPLDHRLYHFRLAYSGFQHAHVVLGGESYVALAEGLQNALWALGGVPHAHRTDSLSAAFKNLDKSAQADLTDRFDALCSHYGMTPTRNTKGVAHENGSIESPNGHLKRAIEDALLMRGSRDFQTLPDYRRFIDEIVGRINARNAKRIDVERASLRPLPARRTTDYEEVRLRVTSSGGFTLRKVFYTVPSRLIGHHLRIRLYDDRLELFLGGTSLLTLPRGRASSNGSHGHVVNYHHVIHSLRKKPMALMGLIYRDQLFPRRAFGDMFAVLLEQTGEKKACRMTVDLLALAHDRGCEAELAAQIEEDLRQNRLPDMAALRVLFSPSTEALPQVEVRLADLSSYDQLVGNAASAEEVAA